The following coding sequences lie in one Arachis ipaensis cultivar K30076 chromosome B05, Araip1.1, whole genome shotgun sequence genomic window:
- the LOC110271973 gene encoding uncharacterized protein LOC110271973: protein MERFSKTLYLPYDIWVAITIKVASNSIQDLCSLRMTCNAAREIADEDIVHTSVSIPAPHAMRWWLYRDSDAIRFFDRCMESGYRELLFREALRELYMRRNHIVGLEMLQNAASKVHEAAKYALSMMFLLLETSRRQKRMGSNYFTRLMQLVYSPCVKQGALGF, encoded by the coding sequence ATGGAGCGTTTCTCAAAGACCCTCTACCTTCCCTACGACATTTGGGTTGCCATAACCATTAAAGTCGCGTCAAACTCCATTCAAGACCTGTGCAGTCTTAGAATGACATGTAACGCTGCGCGCGAGATAGCAGATGAAGATATTGTGCACACCAGTGTTTCTATACCAGCTCCGCATGCCATGAGGTGGTGGTTGTACCGCGACTCGGACGCAATAAGATTCTTTGACCGATGCATGGAGAGTGGCTACCGGGAGCTTCTGTTTCGGGAGGCGCTACGGGAGCTCTACATGCGACGTAACCACATCGTTGGGTTGGAAATGCTGCAGAATGCCGCAAGCAAGGTCCATGAAGCTGCCAAGTACGCACTGTCAATGATGTTTCTCCTTCTAGAGACGTCAAGGAGGCAAAAAAGAATGGGATCGAACTATTTCACGCGCTTGATGCAGCTAGTTTACTCACCGTGTGTGAAGCAAGGTGCTTTGGGGTTCTGA